In Hymenobacter sublimis, a single genomic region encodes these proteins:
- the mltG gene encoding endolytic transglycosylase MltG: MANTRIDYKAKATRRRNRFAYVTGVIGLLLITFSYYFYQVFFTPNVETKGRPTYVVVRRGESAKAVLDSIEATGVIVDKLSLHFVARLMKYEQLVKPGRYELKDGYTNRQLINDLRTGSNKLPLLLTFQNIRLREDLARKLSTTIDAQPSQFDSLLSSPAYTKSLGFDTTSILTMFIPNTYELLWNTSADNLMRRMKKEYEKFWTPERDAKRKKLGLSREQVSVLASIVEAEQQQHADERPRVAGVYLNRLKRGMKLQADPTVVYANHDFTIKRVLNVHLAKDSPYNTYKYAGLPPGPINLPSIASIDAVLNPESHDYLYFCAKEDFSGYHAFARNEQEHLVNARRYQAALSRAGIMK, translated from the coding sequence ATGGCCAACACTCGCATCGATTACAAAGCCAAGGCCACACGCCGCCGCAACCGTTTTGCCTACGTCACCGGCGTTATCGGGTTGCTGCTCATTACGTTCTCATATTATTTCTACCAAGTCTTTTTCACCCCGAACGTAGAAACCAAAGGGCGGCCCACCTACGTGGTGGTGCGCCGCGGCGAGTCGGCCAAGGCCGTGCTTGACTCCATTGAGGCCACGGGCGTGATTGTGGATAAGCTCAGCCTGCACTTTGTGGCCCGCCTCATGAAGTATGAGCAGCTGGTGAAGCCCGGCCGCTATGAGCTCAAAGACGGCTATACCAACCGCCAGCTTATCAACGACCTGCGCACGGGTAGCAACAAGCTACCCTTACTCCTGACCTTTCAGAACATTCGGTTGCGTGAAGACCTAGCCCGCAAGCTGAGTACCACCATTGATGCTCAGCCCAGCCAGTTTGACTCGCTGCTTAGCTCGCCTGCGTACACCAAAAGCCTGGGTTTCGATACTACCAGCATCCTGACGATGTTTATTCCGAACACGTACGAGCTGCTTTGGAACACGTCCGCCGACAACCTCATGCGCCGCATGAAGAAGGAGTACGAGAAGTTCTGGACGCCGGAGCGCGACGCCAAGCGTAAAAAGCTGGGGCTTAGCCGTGAGCAGGTAAGCGTACTGGCTAGCATTGTGGAAGCCGAGCAGCAGCAGCACGCCGATGAGCGACCCCGGGTGGCGGGTGTCTACCTCAACCGCCTCAAGCGGGGCATGAAGCTGCAGGCCGACCCTACGGTCGTGTATGCCAACCACGACTTCACCATTAAACGCGTGCTGAACGTGCACCTAGCCAAGGATTCGCCCTACAACACCTATAAGTACGCGGGCCTGCCACCTGGCCCCATCAACCTGCCCAGCATTGCCAGCATTGATGCCGTGCTGAATCCGGAAAGCCACGACTACCTGTATTTCTGCGCCAAAGAGGATTTCAGCGGCTACCACGCCTTCGCCCGCAACGAGCAGGAGCACCTCGTAAACGCCCGCCGCTACCAGGCCGCCCTTAGCCGGGCCGGAATTATGAAGTAA
- a CDS encoding acyl-CoA thioesterase gives MYQSDTHIRVRYAETDQMGYVYHGNYAAYFEVCRTEAFRQLGISYKDLEADGVGMPVGEIRTRFRRPARYDDLLTVRLLLKQPAEGSRILFEYEIYNEAQELLTEGHTLMVFVSMATGRPVAIPAHIQTKLAPYFTDDETAGPLTPPKAPVNPPAPAAFLK, from the coding sequence ATGTATCAGTCCGATACCCATATTCGCGTTCGGTACGCCGAAACCGACCAGATGGGCTACGTGTACCACGGTAATTACGCCGCCTATTTTGAGGTGTGCCGCACGGAAGCATTTCGCCAGCTGGGCATCAGCTATAAGGATTTGGAGGCCGATGGGGTAGGGATGCCGGTGGGCGAAATCCGGACCCGCTTCCGCCGTCCCGCCCGCTACGATGACTTGCTAACGGTGCGCCTGTTGCTCAAGCAGCCCGCCGAGGGCTCGCGCATTCTGTTCGAGTACGAAATCTACAATGAGGCCCAAGAGCTTCTCACCGAAGGCCACACCCTGATGGTATTCGTGAGCATGGCTACAGGGCGACCGGTGGCTATTCCGGCTCACATTCAAACCAAGCTGGCCCCGTATTTCACCGACGACGAGACGGCCGGGCCCCTAACTCCACCCAAGGCCCCGGTGAACCCGCCTGCTCCAGCCGCTTTCCTGAAATAG
- a CDS encoding YihY/virulence factor BrkB family protein has translation MRLPVRRYRMPDVRRRRSYRRFIVFLKQLRFHGGRASVYDVVDRLLQEIKLDGIAKRASYMAFNFTIAIFPTIIFLFTLIPYIPVPNLNLDILQFLSDLIPREMYLAVSGTIEDIVNIPHGGLLSFGFATALVLSSNGIMALLDAFEKKYPSFKKRTYVRKRVIATLLTVVLSSVLLFSVAGIFFGTYIIDALVYHEIVPEHLTDQLIALLRYGSVVGLFLLTTCLVYYYVPPVHDKWPFLSAGSVVATLLIFLVSFLFILYVKIFDSYNHFYGSIGTLVGFMVWLDFVCMTLILGFEVNVSIDAVTGRLKRQLPVPASK, from the coding sequence ATGCGCCTTCCCGTTCGCCGATACCGAATGCCCGATGTGCGCCGGCGAAGAAGCTACCGCCGGTTTATCGTGTTCCTGAAGCAACTCCGGTTTCATGGCGGCCGGGCTTCGGTGTATGATGTGGTCGACCGGCTACTGCAGGAAATCAAGCTCGATGGCATTGCGAAACGGGCCAGCTACATGGCCTTCAACTTCACCATTGCCATCTTTCCCACCATCATTTTCCTCTTTACCCTCATTCCCTACATTCCCGTCCCGAACCTGAACCTGGATATTCTCCAGTTCCTGTCCGATTTAATTCCGCGGGAAATGTACCTGGCCGTGTCTGGTACCATTGAGGATATTGTGAACATTCCGCACGGCGGACTCTTGTCCTTCGGTTTTGCTACCGCGCTGGTCCTCAGCTCCAACGGCATCATGGCCTTGCTCGACGCTTTCGAGAAAAAGTACCCCTCCTTCAAGAAGCGCACTTACGTGCGCAAGCGCGTCATTGCCACCCTGCTGACGGTAGTATTGTCGTCGGTGCTGCTGTTCTCAGTAGCGGGTATCTTTTTCGGAACCTACATTATTGACGCGCTGGTGTACCACGAAATCGTGCCCGAACACTTGACCGACCAGCTAATTGCTTTGCTGCGCTACGGTTCTGTGGTGGGGCTTTTCCTGCTTACTACCTGCCTAGTATACTACTATGTACCGCCAGTACACGATAAGTGGCCTTTTCTATCGGCTGGGTCTGTGGTAGCTACCCTGCTCATCTTTCTGGTGTCCTTTCTCTTCATTCTCTACGTGAAGATATTCGACAGCTACAACCACTTCTACGGCTCTATTGGCACGCTGGTAGGGTTTATGGTGTGGCTAGATTTTGTGTGCATGACCCTGATTCTGGGCTTTGAGGTGAACGTGAGCATTGACGCCGTTACGGGTCGGCTGAAGCGCCAACTACCGGTACCTGCTTCTAAGTAA
- a CDS encoding PAS domain-containing protein → MAFANSENPNSPSRPEETHQPVTTPASTLLLGIADAAGNVVYVSSELLAFTGLTLQQIATEWAAQVHPDDVARTATQWQQALAARQAYQIEFRFRRFDGQYRWVRSMGYPQLNEHNQVQQWVINMVDVEQLRQSHSESIGSWADFNSLAELIPQLVWTTDATGFHTYFNQRWTDFTGYTLADSVGPDMWNNLLHPDDQARARQVWGHSLATGDFYEIEYRFKSRQNDYRWFLGQAVPVRNEAGEIIKWFGTCTDIHDQKMQELALRKREQDFMTLANAIPQLAWMADETGAVVWYNDRWFRFTGTTHEEMMGWGWQKVMHPDRVDEITNGWKQALLDGEKWEDTFPLRRHDGEFRWFLSRALPVRDEEGRIVRWCGTNTDVTEQKQLQEQLERAYSDLEAKVIFRTLDLEREVQELRQRIGE, encoded by the coding sequence ATGGCCTTTGCCAATTCTGAAAATCCCAACAGTCCTTCACGCCCCGAAGAAACCCACCAGCCTGTTACTACCCCGGCCTCAACCTTGCTACTTGGTATCGCAGATGCTGCGGGCAACGTGGTGTACGTCAGCTCGGAACTACTGGCCTTCACGGGGTTAACTCTACAGCAGATTGCCACGGAGTGGGCCGCGCAAGTGCACCCAGACGATGTGGCCCGCACGGCCACCCAGTGGCAGCAGGCCCTGGCTGCCCGGCAGGCGTACCAGATAGAGTTTCGGTTTCGGCGCTTTGATGGCCAGTACCGCTGGGTGCGCAGCATGGGCTACCCCCAGCTCAACGAGCACAACCAGGTGCAGCAGTGGGTTATTAACATGGTGGATGTGGAGCAGTTGCGGCAAAGCCACTCGGAAAGTATAGGCTCCTGGGCCGACTTCAACTCCCTGGCCGAACTGATTCCGCAGCTAGTTTGGACGACGGATGCCACGGGCTTTCATACCTATTTCAACCAGCGCTGGACTGATTTTACGGGGTACACGCTGGCCGACAGCGTAGGCCCAGATATGTGGAATAACCTGCTCCACCCCGACGACCAGGCGCGGGCGCGGCAAGTATGGGGCCACTCCCTGGCCACTGGCGACTTCTACGAAATTGAATACCGCTTTAAATCCCGGCAGAACGATTACCGCTGGTTTCTGGGCCAGGCAGTGCCGGTGCGTAATGAGGCGGGCGAAATCATCAAGTGGTTCGGGACGTGCACTGACATTCACGACCAGAAGATGCAGGAATTGGCCCTGCGTAAGCGGGAACAGGACTTTATGACCCTGGCCAATGCCATTCCCCAGCTGGCTTGGATGGCCGACGAAACCGGCGCTGTTGTTTGGTACAACGACCGATGGTTTCGCTTCACGGGCACAACACACGAGGAAATGATGGGCTGGGGCTGGCAGAAAGTCATGCATCCTGACCGTGTGGATGAAATAACCAACGGCTGGAAGCAAGCCCTCCTCGACGGGGAAAAGTGGGAAGACACCTTCCCGCTCCGGCGCCACGACGGAGAGTTTCGTTGGTTTTTAAGCCGGGCCCTGCCCGTGCGCGACGAGGAAGGCCGCATCGTGCGCTGGTGCGGCACCAACACCGACGTAACCGAACAAAAGCAGCTGCAGGAACAGCTCGAACGCGCCTACTCCGACCTCGAGGCCAAAGTTATATTCCGCACCCTGGACCTGGAGCGTGAAGTGCAGGAGCTACGCCAGCGCATAGGAGAGTGA
- a CDS encoding efflux RND transporter periplasmic adaptor subunit has protein sequence MKYIPYVLLSSLLAACGPNTSDQPAAATASEAAAPATAVSPDEVRISPAQVQAAGVETGAFEWKNMTTDVQANGSIDVPPQNRASVSAVMGGYVQSVAVLPGQQVARGSVVAVLRHPDYLKLQQDYLQSKARVIFLQKELQRQQILDAEDVGAKRKLQQAQSEYASEQATLRATAAQLRMLGLSMSRLDKGEISPTVPLVSPIKGYVKTVNINPGQFVNPQDVLVEIVDRSDLHLELKVFERDIARVKNGQRILFKIPSRGSNEDMGARVFLVGKAFNDDARTVSVHAHLEPERDDVLPGQYVSAHIQTAGARQRTLPEDAVIQAGEFSYIFAQTGPAAYRRYKVQTGATENGDVAIIPLEQLPDTTRLVRHGAYFLDAELKKGQDAEE, from the coding sequence ATGAAATATATTCCCTACGTGCTACTGAGCAGCCTGCTGGCGGCCTGCGGCCCGAATACTTCTGACCAACCGGCAGCCGCTACAGCTTCCGAAGCGGCGGCCCCGGCCACAGCCGTCAGTCCCGATGAGGTGCGCATAAGTCCAGCCCAAGTGCAGGCCGCGGGCGTGGAAACCGGTGCCTTCGAGTGGAAAAACATGACTACCGACGTACAGGCCAACGGCAGCATTGATGTACCGCCGCAGAACCGGGCGTCCGTGTCGGCGGTGATGGGCGGCTACGTGCAGTCGGTGGCGGTGCTGCCGGGGCAGCAGGTGGCGCGCGGCAGCGTGGTTGCCGTGCTACGCCACCCCGATTACCTGAAGCTGCAGCAAGACTACCTGCAAAGCAAAGCCCGCGTCATCTTCCTGCAGAAAGAGCTACAGCGCCAGCAGATCCTGGATGCCGAAGATGTAGGAGCCAAGCGCAAGCTTCAGCAGGCCCAGAGCGAGTATGCATCGGAACAGGCCACCCTGCGCGCCACGGCCGCGCAGCTCCGGATGCTGGGCCTTTCTATGAGTCGCTTGGATAAGGGAGAAATTTCGCCCACGGTGCCGCTGGTGTCGCCCATCAAAGGCTACGTCAAGACCGTGAACATCAATCCGGGGCAGTTCGTGAACCCGCAGGATGTGCTGGTGGAAATCGTGGACCGCTCCGACCTACACTTAGAACTCAAGGTGTTTGAGCGGGATATTGCGCGTGTAAAGAATGGCCAACGCATCTTGTTCAAGATTCCCAGCCGGGGCTCCAACGAGGACATGGGGGCCCGGGTATTTCTGGTGGGCAAGGCCTTCAACGACGACGCTCGCACGGTAAGCGTGCACGCCCACCTGGAGCCGGAGCGCGACGATGTGCTGCCGGGTCAGTACGTGTCGGCCCACATCCAGACGGCCGGCGCCCGCCAGCGCACCCTCCCCGAAGATGCCGTAATTCAGGCCGGTGAGTTCAGCTACATCTTCGCCCAAACCGGTCCCGCTGCCTACCGCCGCTACAAAGTCCAGACCGGGGCCACTGAAAACGGCGACGTCGCCATCATCCCTCTAGAACAGCTACCCGACACTACCCGCCTAGTCCGGCACGGCGCGTATTTCCTGGACGCCGAGCTGAAAAAAGGCCAAGATGCGGAGGAGTGA
- a CDS encoding TolC family protein: MRISLLIFLFFLPSLLLGQTTPRTLPPPTPTGPVAPDGPLTLQQALQTGLRQSLLVQTGSLEIERQRVLARTGYDLPRTVVDFQVGQISGPLRDQSLNIVQQSALPGVYGAQRRLLEGQILTAEQRARAQRRELTYTIRSTYYELLLNYRRAALLRRQDSLYRRAARAARIRYQTGETNRLEQVSAEARMREVQNQLALILTDQEVQQQQLGVLLNLGRPATIDTTVAPVVVLSPADTAGLTAASNPTLALLEQEIDVSKRQTRVEQLRRLPDVRVGYFNQTINKERGFHVAQAGIAVPLLGGIQKARIQAAQLGEQAAEAQLRYATTQLSGQVAGLRRQLTRAQTSLTYYEQTALPQARLILDTAEKSFRAGDIEYVEYVVNTEPSWQIRTAYLEQIRQYNELALRLQNLAGPDVP, translated from the coding sequence ATGAGAATTTCACTCCTCATTTTCCTATTTTTCTTACCCAGCCTGCTCCTTGGTCAGACGACCCCGCGCACCTTACCCCCGCCTACCCCAACTGGCCCCGTTGCACCTGATGGGCCGCTTACCCTGCAGCAGGCCCTGCAAACCGGCTTGCGTCAGAGTTTGCTGGTACAAACGGGCAGCCTGGAAATAGAGCGGCAGCGCGTGCTGGCCCGCACCGGCTACGACCTGCCGCGCACGGTAGTCGATTTTCAGGTGGGGCAGATTTCCGGGCCTTTGCGCGACCAGAGCCTGAACATCGTGCAGCAGTCGGCGCTGCCGGGCGTGTACGGCGCCCAGCGCCGACTGCTGGAAGGCCAAATCCTGACGGCTGAGCAACGGGCCCGCGCCCAGCGCCGGGAGCTGACGTACACCATTCGCAGCACTTATTATGAGCTGCTGCTGAACTACCGGCGAGCGGCCCTGCTTCGGCGCCAGGACAGCCTGTACCGCCGCGCGGCCCGGGCGGCCCGCATCCGCTACCAAACCGGCGAAACCAACCGCCTGGAGCAGGTATCGGCCGAGGCTCGGATGCGGGAGGTGCAGAATCAGCTGGCCCTCATCCTTACGGATCAGGAGGTGCAACAGCAGCAGCTAGGCGTACTCCTGAACCTGGGTCGCCCCGCCACCATCGATACGACGGTGGCGCCCGTGGTCGTGCTCAGCCCCGCCGATACGGCCGGGCTCACGGCCGCCTCCAACCCTACCCTGGCGCTGCTGGAGCAGGAAATTGACGTGAGCAAGCGCCAGACGCGGGTGGAGCAGCTCCGCCGCCTACCTGACGTGCGCGTGGGCTACTTCAACCAGACCATCAATAAGGAACGAGGCTTTCACGTGGCTCAGGCGGGCATTGCGGTGCCGCTGTTGGGTGGCATTCAGAAGGCGCGCATCCAGGCCGCGCAGTTGGGGGAGCAAGCCGCCGAGGCTCAACTGCGCTATGCCACTACCCAGCTCAGCGGGCAGGTAGCGGGCCTGCGCCGTCAGCTTACGCGGGCGCAAACTTCGCTCACCTACTACGAGCAAACCGCCTTGCCCCAGGCTCGCCTCATCCTAGATACCGCCGAAAAAAGCTTCCGTGCTGGCGACATTGAGTACGTGGAATACGTGGTGAACACCGAGCCCTCCTGGCAAATCCGCACGGCCTACCTCGAGCAAATCCGGCAGTACAATGAGTTGGCCCTGCGCCTGCAAAACCTGGCCGGCCCCGACGTTCCGTAA
- a CDS encoding efflux RND transporter permease subunit has translation MLSRIIRASIHNKLFVVLMLVALVGWGGYSAVHLPLDAIPDVTNNQVQVITQSPALAAQEVEQLLTIPLELSLRTIPGVTEIRSTSRFGLSVITVVFEDDISTLQTRQLVAEKLRTAEAELGAGLGRPEMAPITTGLGEIYQYSLGIKPGYEKRFSLSKLREVQDWIVKRQLAGVPGVVDVSSFGGYVRQYEVSVNHERLNASGVTMRELFEALEAGNANTGGSYLERGRNAYFIRGEGRAASLQDVGSMVIKQVNNVPLLVRDVAEVRFGHSVRYGAMTFNGQGETVGGIVLMLKGASSEQTIKGVKARVAEINRLLPQGVYVRPFLDRTKLVDTAIHTVAKNLIEGGVIVMVVLLVLLGNWRAGLVVASMIPLCMLFALGLMHTFGVSANLMSLGALDFGLIVDGAVIIVEAMIFHLVHFRQKAEHETMDQVAETAATRMMRSALFGQLIILIVYLPILALTGIEGKMFRPMALTVSFAIVGAMLLCLTYVPAVSAWALRKDIQEEGTVADRIMKFLYRGYQPIIHGALRLRGLVTGAAVGLLVLAGVVFAGMGGEFIPQLDEGDFAVNVALTPGSSLNQSIATTTRVQQILLRQFPEVEQVVGKIGTSEIPTDPMSLEDSDQIVVLKPQTQWTSASSREELAGKMSEALASVPGVSLEFQQPIQMRFNELISGVKSDISIKIYGDDLGLLFDKANEAAALIRPLAGVGDLKVEQIAALPQLRVTYNRQKLAQYGLRVSDLNTLLRASFAGDVAGQVYEGERRYDLVVRLDSTNRRSIQDLRGLYVDLPGGEKVPLEEVATVVFRNAPIQVSRDDARRRINIGVNVRNRDVESLVADIQQQLTAKLKLPEGYSLKYGGQFENLQQAKSRLAVAVPVALLLIFVLLYLSFHSVKQALLIFTGIPLAAIGGILALWLRGMPFSISAGVGFIALFGVAVLNGIVLVASINELALIGITSVRERVLKATAERFRPVLLTAAVASLGFLPMALSNSGGAEVQKPLATVVIGGLISATLLTLVLLPVLYTLFTKDGEASPVESTPEALADARENHEL, from the coding sequence ATGCTTTCCCGCATTATCCGGGCTAGCATCCACAACAAGCTGTTTGTGGTGCTGATGCTCGTGGCGTTGGTGGGGTGGGGCGGCTACTCGGCCGTGCACCTACCCCTCGATGCCATTCCCGACGTTACCAATAACCAGGTTCAGGTTATTACTCAAAGCCCCGCGCTGGCGGCTCAGGAGGTGGAGCAACTGCTCACGATTCCGCTAGAACTAAGCTTGCGCACCATTCCGGGGGTAACGGAAATCCGGTCTACCTCGCGCTTCGGGCTTTCGGTGATTACCGTGGTCTTCGAGGACGACATCAGTACCCTGCAAACCCGGCAGTTGGTGGCCGAGAAGCTGCGCACCGCCGAAGCCGAGCTGGGCGCAGGCCTCGGCCGGCCCGAAATGGCCCCCATCACTACCGGCCTCGGCGAAATCTACCAGTACAGCCTCGGCATCAAGCCCGGCTACGAAAAGCGCTTCTCCCTGTCCAAGCTGCGCGAGGTGCAGGACTGGATAGTGAAGCGGCAGTTGGCCGGCGTGCCGGGGGTAGTCGATGTCAGCAGCTTCGGGGGCTACGTGCGCCAGTACGAGGTGAGCGTGAATCACGAGCGCCTCAACGCCAGCGGCGTGACCATGCGCGAACTGTTCGAGGCCCTGGAAGCGGGCAACGCCAACACTGGCGGCTCCTACCTGGAGCGGGGCCGCAATGCTTATTTTATTCGGGGTGAAGGCCGGGCGGCCTCATTGCAGGATGTGGGCAGCATGGTGATTAAGCAGGTGAACAACGTGCCCCTGCTGGTGCGCGACGTGGCCGAGGTGCGCTTCGGCCACTCCGTCCGCTACGGGGCCATGACCTTCAATGGCCAGGGCGAAACCGTGGGCGGCATTGTGCTCATGCTCAAAGGCGCCTCCTCGGAGCAAACCATCAAGGGCGTAAAGGCCCGGGTAGCGGAAATCAACCGGCTGCTGCCCCAAGGCGTCTACGTGCGCCCCTTCCTCGACCGGACCAAGCTGGTAGACACCGCCATTCACACCGTCGCCAAAAACTTGATTGAGGGCGGCGTGATTGTGATGGTCGTGCTGCTGGTGCTGCTGGGCAACTGGCGGGCCGGGCTGGTGGTGGCCTCCATGATTCCGCTGTGCATGCTGTTTGCTCTAGGGCTGATGCACACGTTTGGCGTATCGGCCAACCTCATGAGCCTGGGCGCTCTGGACTTTGGGCTGATTGTGGACGGGGCCGTGATTATCGTGGAAGCCATGATTTTCCACCTCGTGCATTTCCGCCAGAAAGCCGAGCACGAAACCATGGACCAGGTAGCCGAAACGGCCGCCACCCGCATGATGCGCTCGGCCTTGTTCGGGCAACTCATCATCCTCATCGTGTACCTGCCCATTTTGGCCCTGACTGGCATAGAGGGCAAGATGTTCCGGCCCATGGCCCTGACGGTGAGCTTCGCCATTGTGGGGGCCATGCTGCTGTGCCTGACCTATGTGCCGGCCGTGTCGGCCTGGGCCCTGCGCAAGGACATCCAGGAGGAAGGCACCGTGGCCGACCGTATCATGAAGTTCTTGTACCGCGGCTACCAGCCCATCATTCACGGGGCCCTGCGCCTACGCGGACTGGTAACGGGGGCCGCCGTGGGCTTGCTGGTGCTGGCGGGGGTAGTGTTTGCCGGCATGGGTGGCGAGTTTATCCCCCAGCTCGATGAGGGCGACTTTGCCGTGAACGTGGCCCTCACGCCCGGCTCCTCCCTCAACCAGAGCATTGCCACCACCACGAGGGTGCAGCAGATTCTGCTCCGTCAATTTCCTGAAGTAGAGCAGGTAGTGGGCAAAATTGGCACCTCCGAAATTCCTACCGACCCCATGAGCCTGGAAGATTCCGACCAGATTGTCGTGCTCAAGCCCCAAACCCAGTGGACCTCGGCCAGCTCGCGAGAGGAACTGGCGGGCAAGATGAGCGAGGCCCTGGCCAGCGTGCCCGGCGTAAGCCTGGAGTTTCAACAGCCCATTCAGATGCGCTTCAACGAGCTGATTTCCGGCGTCAAGTCCGACATCAGCATCAAGATTTACGGCGACGACCTAGGCTTGCTTTTCGACAAGGCCAATGAAGCCGCCGCCCTTATTCGCCCCCTAGCGGGCGTCGGCGACCTGAAGGTGGAGCAGATTGCGGCCCTACCTCAACTGCGCGTGACCTACAACCGCCAAAAGCTGGCCCAGTACGGCCTGCGCGTTTCAGACCTGAACACCCTGCTGCGCGCCTCCTTTGCTGGCGACGTGGCGGGCCAGGTGTACGAGGGCGAGCGGCGCTACGACCTGGTCGTGCGCCTCGACAGCACCAACCGCCGCAGCATCCAGGATTTGCGCGGCCTTTACGTGGATTTACCGGGCGGCGAGAAAGTGCCCCTGGAAGAAGTAGCCACCGTGGTCTTCCGCAACGCCCCTATCCAAGTGTCGCGCGATGATGCCCGCCGCCGCATCAACATCGGCGTGAACGTGCGCAACCGCGACGTGGAAAGCCTGGTGGCCGATATTCAGCAGCAGCTCACCGCCAAGCTGAAGCTACCGGAAGGCTACAGCCTCAAGTACGGCGGGCAGTTCGAGAACCTGCAGCAGGCCAAGTCACGCCTAGCGGTGGCAGTGCCAGTGGCCCTCCTGCTGATTTTCGTGCTGCTCTACCTCTCCTTCCACTCCGTTAAACAAGCCCTGCTGATTTTCACCGGCATTCCGCTAGCCGCCATTGGGGGCATTCTGGCCCTGTGGCTGCGCGGGATGCCGTTCAGCATATCGGCGGGGGTAGGCTTCATTGCCTTGTTTGGGGTAGCCGTGCTCAACGGCATCGTGCTGGTTGCCAGCATCAACGAGCTGGCCTTGATTGGCATAACCTCGGTGCGGGAGCGGGTGCTGAAAGCCACCGCCGAACGATTCAGACCAGTGCTGCTCACGGCGGCCGTAGCGTCCTTAGGGTTTCTGCCCATGGCTCTGAGCAACTCCGGTGGCGCCGAAGTGCAGAAGCCCTTGGCCACGGTGGTCATCGGCGGACTGATTTCGGCTACCCTGCTCACGCTCGTTCTGCTCCCGGTGCTCTACACGCTTTTCACCAAAGACGGTGAGGCCAGCCCCGTAGAATCTACCCCGGAAGCCTTGGCCGATGCCCGCGAAAACCATGAGTTGTAG
- a CDS encoding zinc dependent phospholipase C family protein encodes MLKWIVGVVVLLGLATQPASAYSVLTHQANVDSSWARCLLPLLQQRYPGATEEQLNEAKSYAYGGSILQDMGYYPFGSELFTNLTHYVRSGDFVRNLLDEAHDRNEYAFALGALAHYAADIHGHPEGTNRAMPSVYPDLKAKFGDVITYEEAPIQHTQLEFAFDVVQVAAGRYRSADYQRYIGFQVSKPVLERAFLKTYGLELGQVVFNVDLAISSFRFAVRSLIPIASRAAWQSQKKDIRKLSPQARRREYVYKESEREYRQRYGTDYEHPGTGARILSYFVRVLPKIGPLRPFAFKLPTPEAQELFKASFRTVMRNYCTLLEQEPQDTAVAVGPQLPNADFDTGKPTKLGEYALTDETYGEWLRKLADKKFDHLTAIQRQHLLAFFSTPVQEPVAQEEKEKEKRKETLAALEQLRTAQVQPAP; translated from the coding sequence ATGCTGAAATGGATTGTTGGCGTAGTGGTCCTGCTGGGGCTAGCTACGCAGCCGGCCTCGGCCTATTCCGTGCTTACTCACCAGGCCAACGTGGATTCCAGCTGGGCCCGTTGCCTGCTGCCGCTGCTGCAACAGCGCTATCCCGGAGCTACTGAGGAGCAGCTCAACGAGGCCAAAAGCTACGCCTACGGGGGCTCCATTCTGCAGGACATGGGCTACTATCCCTTTGGCTCCGAGCTATTTACTAACCTGACCCACTACGTGCGCTCTGGCGACTTTGTACGCAACCTGCTCGACGAGGCCCACGACCGAAACGAGTACGCGTTTGCCCTTGGGGCCCTGGCGCACTACGCCGCCGATATTCACGGCCACCCGGAAGGTACCAACCGGGCCATGCCCAGCGTCTACCCCGATTTGAAGGCCAAGTTTGGTGACGTCATCACCTACGAGGAAGCGCCCATTCAGCACACTCAATTGGAGTTTGCTTTCGATGTGGTGCAGGTAGCGGCCGGCCGCTACCGCAGCGCCGACTACCAGCGCTACATCGGGTTCCAGGTGAGTAAACCAGTGCTGGAACGGGCTTTCCTGAAGACTTACGGGCTGGAACTAGGTCAGGTGGTGTTCAATGTTGATCTGGCTATCAGCTCATTTCGGTTTGCTGTGCGCAGCCTGATTCCCATTGCTAGCCGGGCCGCCTGGCAGTCCCAGAAAAAGGATATTCGTAAGCTGAGCCCCCAGGCCCGCCGCCGCGAATACGTGTACAAGGAAAGTGAGCGGGAGTACCGTCAGCGCTACGGCACCGACTACGAGCACCCCGGCACTGGGGCCCGCATCCTGTCGTACTTCGTGCGGGTGCTGCCGAAAATTGGGCCGCTGCGGCCATTTGCCTTTAAGCTGCCTACTCCCGAAGCCCAGGAGTTATTCAAAGCCAGCTTCCGAACCGTGATGCGCAATTACTGCACCCTGCTGGAGCAGGAACCTCAGGATACGGCTGTGGCAGTAGGCCCCCAGCTACCCAATGCCGACTTCGACACAGGTAAACCCACCAAGCTAGGGGAGTACGCCCTAACCGATGAAACCTACGGCGAATGGCTCCGGAAGCTGGCTGACAAAAAGTTTGACCACCTAACGGCCATCCAGCGCCAACACTTGCTGGCCTTCTTTAGCACGCCGGTTCAAGAGCCAGTGGCTCAGGAAGAAAAGGAGAAAGAGAAACGCAAGGAAACGCTGGCGGCCTTAGAACAATTGCGGACAGCTCAGGTGCAACCCGCACCGTAG